A single uncultured Acetobacterium sp. DNA region contains:
- a CDS encoding SAM-dependent methyltransferase yields MNELIKAIESCFNLQIYKIILSKPKTKSVGNAVEYKKIAINKLKDDYHLEKFTDTQVFNENLNEQALKEFLLTALAADFLQYNAWDQQYEYIIQISKKGKVSVAKKATKEAPKMTINHNREKNYLLKEGVVIEPLVDMGIFTKEGKVVNTMYDKFKQINRFVEIIDDEIKNLDPDAPLNIIDFGCGKSYLTFILYYYLTEIKNMKVKIVGLDLKKDVIARCNDSAQKYGYEQLSFELGNIHSYESDFPVDMIITLHACDTATDFALFNAIKWDAKLIFSVPCCQHELNAQMETKALSLLTKYGIIKERTAALMTDAIRGSLLEYCGYKVQLLEFVDLAHTPKNILIRARKTKSSEKKRNEALNEVNQVIQAFSFKPTLYQLLKEEGMIK; encoded by the coding sequence ATGAATGAGTTGATAAAAGCCATAGAGTCCTGCTTTAATCTTCAAATATATAAAATCATCCTGAGTAAACCAAAAACAAAATCAGTGGGGAATGCCGTTGAGTATAAAAAAATCGCCATCAATAAATTGAAGGATGACTATCATCTGGAAAAATTTACGGACACTCAAGTTTTTAATGAGAATCTGAATGAGCAAGCGCTGAAAGAATTTTTACTGACCGCTTTGGCGGCGGATTTTCTGCAATACAATGCCTGGGATCAGCAATATGAATATATTATCCAGATCAGTAAAAAAGGGAAAGTTTCGGTAGCAAAAAAAGCCACAAAAGAAGCGCCTAAAATGACAATCAATCATAATCGGGAAAAAAACTATCTCCTCAAAGAAGGCGTTGTGATCGAACCCCTGGTAGATATGGGGATTTTCACCAAAGAAGGAAAAGTTGTCAATACCATGTATGACAAATTCAAGCAGATTAACCGCTTTGTGGAGATCATCGATGATGAGATCAAGAACCTTGACCCCGACGCACCATTAAACATTATCGACTTTGGCTGTGGAAAATCCTATCTGACCTTTATTCTCTATTACTATCTCACGGAAATAAAAAACATGAAGGTAAAAATAGTCGGGCTGGATTTAAAAAAGGATGTCATTGCTCGCTGCAATGACAGTGCCCAAAAATACGGATACGAGCAGCTGTCCTTTGAATTGGGAAACATCCATAGCTACGAAAGTGATTTTCCGGTGGATATGATTATAACCCTGCATGCCTGTGACACCGCCACCGACTTTGCCTTATTCAATGCCATTAAATGGGATGCCAAGCTGATTTTTTCAGTGCCTTGCTGTCAGCACGAGTTAAACGCCCAGATGGAAACCAAAGCGCTGTCACTGTTAACCAAATACGGCATCATCAAGGAACGAACGGCAGCCCTAATGACCGATGCCATCAGAGGAAGCCTGCTAGAATATTGTGGTTACAAGGTACAGTTGCTGGAATTTGTTGATCTGGCTCACACCCCCAAAAATATTCTAATCCGAGCCAGAAAAACAAAATCGAGTGAAAAAAAGCGGAATGAAGCTTTGAATGAAGTTAATCAGGTGATCCAGGCATTCTCGTTCAAACCAACGCTCTATCAGCTGCTGAAAGAAGAGGGGATGATAAAATAA
- a CDS encoding ZIP family zinc transporter: MAMAAIFGFISGSTLFIGALLGMYLKIPKYILGAIMAFGSGVMVSALTFDLMEHAFVTGGFVSVSIGFLIGTLLFVIGDYLIDHAGGHFRKHGHGKIMAHKNSTPTSNSGSAILLGAVLDGIPESLAIGIGLAAGEGIGVSMMIAVFLSNLPEGISGAQGMKSAGKSHLYILAIWGITILASALASALGYAILGNASQEIIAVTLSLAAGAILAMLADTMMPEAFEEGGRFIALATALGFFIAFFISHLAG, translated from the coding sequence ATGGCGATGGCAGCAATCTTTGGTTTCATCAGTGGGTCTACCCTTTTTATTGGGGCACTTCTGGGTATGTATCTTAAAATACCCAAATACATCTTAGGGGCAATTATGGCATTTGGCTCTGGGGTCATGGTCTCCGCCTTGACCTTCGACCTGATGGAACATGCTTTTGTAACCGGTGGTTTCGTATCTGTCTCCATTGGTTTCTTAATCGGTACCCTATTATTTGTAATCGGTGATTACCTAATCGATCATGCCGGCGGACATTTTCGCAAACATGGCCATGGTAAAATTATGGCGCACAAAAACAGCACCCCAACCAGCAACTCCGGTTCGGCCATCCTCCTTGGTGCCGTCTTAGATGGGATTCCCGAATCCCTGGCCATCGGCATTGGTCTAGCGGCCGGCGAAGGTATTGGTGTGAGCATGATGATCGCCGTTTTTCTCAGCAACCTGCCGGAAGGAATCTCCGGCGCTCAGGGAATGAAAAGCGCGGGAAAATCCCACCTTTATATCTTAGCTATCTGGGGAATCACCATTTTAGCTTCGGCCTTGGCTTCTGCTTTAGGTTATGCTATTTTGGGAAACGCCTCCCAGGAAATTATCGCAGTAACCCTCTCTTTAGCTGCTGGCGCAATCCTGGCGATGCTGGCCGATACGATGATGCCAGAAGCTTTTGAAGAAGGCGGACGGTTTATTGCCCTGGCCACGGCTTTAGGATTTTTCATTGCTTTTTTCATCAGCCATCTGGCTGGTTAA
- the hcp gene encoding hydroxylamine reductase has protein sequence MSMFCYQCQEAAKGQGCSVKGVCGKNEEVAKLQDLLIYTIKGISEIVVKGELNAKELGDVNHEVLKSLFMTITNANFDDAAFVKEIQKMTTMRNRLRDMVDAANKKDTPNFFQKLLGLKKEQKGKKIAISELHNAARFEVGTKAEMLKKAASVGVLATKNEDVRSLRELITYGVKGLAAYAEHALNLGKEDENLYAFIYEAMAATLNDKLSADDLVALTLKTGQFGVTVMALLDEANTSKYGNPEITEVNIGVKKNPAILISGHDLTDLEQLLEQTKGTGVDVYTHSEMLPAHYYPGFKKYDNFVGNYGNAWWKQIEEFESFNGPILFTTNCIVPPKSDEVKKRIFTTGASGHPGCIHIDADANGKKDFSQIIEMAKRLKAPTEIETGKIIGGFAHEQVFALADKVVDAVKSGAIKKFFVMAGCDGRMKSRDYYGDFAEQLPKDTVILTAGCAKYKYNKLDLGDIGGIPRLLDAGQCNDSYSLALIALKLKEVFELNDINDLPIAYNISWYEQKAVIVLLALLHLGVKNIHLGPTLPAFLSANVANVLIDNFGIAGIGSVDEDIALFMGMK, from the coding sequence ATGAGTATGTTTTGTTATCAGTGTCAGGAAGCAGCTAAAGGACAGGGCTGTAGTGTTAAAGGTGTTTGTGGGAAAAACGAAGAAGTTGCAAAACTTCAGGACTTGTTGATTTACACCATTAAAGGGATTTCAGAAATTGTGGTAAAAGGCGAACTAAATGCCAAGGAATTAGGCGATGTTAACCATGAGGTGCTAAAAAGTCTGTTTATGACCATCACCAATGCCAATTTCGACGATGCCGCATTTGTCAAAGAGATACAGAAAATGACAACCATGAGAAATCGGCTGCGAGATATGGTCGATGCCGCCAATAAAAAAGACACTCCCAACTTTTTTCAAAAGCTGTTGGGCTTAAAGAAAGAGCAAAAGGGCAAAAAAATCGCTATTTCTGAACTTCATAATGCTGCCAGATTTGAAGTGGGAACCAAAGCTGAAATGCTTAAAAAAGCGGCGTCTGTGGGCGTATTGGCAACCAAAAATGAAGACGTCCGTTCGTTAAGAGAATTGATCACTTACGGGGTAAAAGGTCTGGCCGCCTATGCTGAACATGCTTTAAATCTTGGCAAAGAAGACGAAAACCTATATGCTTTTATATATGAAGCGATGGCAGCAACTCTTAATGATAAACTGAGTGCGGATGATCTGGTAGCTTTAACCTTAAAAACAGGCCAGTTCGGGGTAACCGTGATGGCGCTTCTCGACGAAGCCAACACCTCAAAATACGGCAATCCTGAAATAACCGAAGTTAATATCGGCGTTAAAAAGAATCCAGCGATTTTAATCTCCGGTCATGATTTAACCGACTTGGAACAGCTGTTGGAACAAACCAAAGGAACTGGCGTAGATGTCTATACCCATAGCGAAATGCTGCCAGCTCATTACTACCCAGGCTTTAAGAAATATGACAACTTTGTCGGTAATTACGGAAATGCCTGGTGGAAACAGATCGAAGAATTTGAATCTTTCAACGGACCGATTCTTTTTACCACGAATTGTATTGTTCCACCAAAGAGTGATGAAGTAAAAAAACGCATTTTCACAACCGGTGCTTCCGGCCATCCCGGCTGCATCCATATTGACGCAGATGCCAACGGTAAAAAAGACTTTTCCCAGATTATTGAAATGGCCAAACGACTTAAAGCGCCCACCGAAATCGAAACTGGAAAAATCATCGGCGGTTTTGCCCACGAACAGGTTTTTGCTCTGGCTGACAAGGTTGTTGACGCCGTTAAATCGGGTGCCATCAAAAAATTCTTTGTGATGGCAGGCTGCGATGGACGGATGAAATCAAGAGATTATTATGGCGACTTTGCCGAACAATTGCCAAAGGACACCGTTATTTTAACCGCCGGTTGTGCAAAATACAAATATAATAAGCTGGATTTAGGCGACATCGGCGGCATTCCCAGACTGCTTGATGCCGGACAGTGCAACGATTCTTATTCATTGGCCTTAATCGCCCTGAAATTAAAAGAAGTATTTGAACTTAATGATATCAATGATCTGCCGATTGCCTATAATATTTCCTGGTATGAACAAAAAGCAGTAATTGTGCTGTTAGCACTGTTGCACCTTGGAGTCAAGAATATTCACTTGGGACCAACCCTGCCAGCATTTCTTTCTGCGAATGTTGCCAATGTCTTAATTGATAACTTTGGGATTGCCGGAATCGGTTCTGTTGATGAAGATATTGCCTTATTCATGGGAATGAAATAA
- a CDS encoding sensor histidine kinase KdpD, translating to MSDPSNSFEAQYELNKKGRLEIFFGYAKGSGKTYAMLDDAQEQMKRGVNVLIGCVEQNAQPETMELMHDFKSLPLKILEHQNSLLKEFDLDAALELKPELILVDDLAHTNAPGVRNNKRYQDIEELLNAGIDVYTTVNVLHLESLKDIVESITKEKVKETIPDHVFNNADKIQLIDIEPEELLKRFNKQRMDGSTLTDDPINTFLTEENLRLLREIAMRKVANRISYANQKESRLCQKMANIKLMVCISSSPSSAKCIRWTQRTAEAFHAPWTAVYVENLGVDYVPDIEKQCIRDNLDLAERMGAEIVNLSGYDVPTVIARYAKLTGITNIIIGKSRTRKSLRNLFKPSLEDQLISQLPSIEIHIIPGELPSIGAKKKKYKRFSFGENMRFSFQDALKTVITLGVATLFSMVLHTLGFENQYINMIYILSVLIISRVTSGYIYGISAAILSVLLFNFFFSFPYFSLHTIERGSPITFSLMLLVALTTSTLTLRIKKQSQFSVEREHRTEVLYEINKKLLVSRDLQNTVGLLNHYLVDIFKRSAIFYTQDPINGRPEHFLQSLDDSDASFLLSEEEKAIAHWTFINKKCAGKGTDTFASAGAFYMPIFSEKRVFGVIGLSCTNGKLDQNNRLFLSMIASQAEMALERHYLSAEQSRMLIESEKEKLRSNLLRAISHDLRTPLTGILGSSSALLENRKNFDDETLDTLIINIKEESQWLIRMVENLLSVTRISEGPMTVTKSPEAVEEIVAESISRIRKRFTTQKILVSVPEELLVVEMDGTLIEQVLINLLENAIKHSSADSTIRVEVKKTAENAVFEVIDNGSGLSDQHLSHIFESYVPDGKQSADSSRGMGIGLSICKSIINAHQGKMEAANKSYGGAVFRFTLPLEE from the coding sequence ATGTCTGATCCTTCAAATTCTTTTGAAGCACAATATGAACTGAACAAAAAAGGCCGACTGGAAATCTTTTTCGGCTATGCCAAAGGTTCCGGAAAAACCTATGCCATGCTTGACGATGCCCAGGAACAAATGAAACGAGGCGTGAACGTTTTAATCGGATGCGTGGAACAAAATGCCCAACCAGAAACCATGGAATTAATGCATGATTTTAAGTCATTGCCACTAAAAATTCTGGAACATCAAAACAGCCTCCTTAAAGAATTTGATTTAGATGCCGCTCTGGAACTTAAACCGGAATTGATCCTGGTCGATGATCTGGCTCATACCAATGCTCCAGGCGTTCGCAACAACAAGCGCTATCAAGATATTGAGGAACTTCTCAATGCCGGCATTGACGTTTATACAACTGTTAATGTCCTGCATCTTGAAAGTCTGAAGGATATTGTTGAAAGCATTACCAAAGAAAAGGTCAAAGAAACCATCCCTGATCACGTCTTTAATAATGCTGATAAGATCCAGCTAATTGATATTGAACCAGAAGAATTATTAAAACGCTTTAATAAACAAAGAATGGATGGTTCAACGTTAACGGATGATCCGATCAATACTTTTTTAACCGAAGAAAACCTACGTCTGTTACGGGAGATCGCCATGCGAAAAGTGGCCAACCGGATCAGCTATGCTAATCAGAAAGAATCCCGCTTATGCCAGAAAATGGCGAATATCAAACTGATGGTCTGTATCAGCAGTTCCCCTTCATCAGCTAAGTGTATCCGCTGGACTCAGCGGACCGCTGAGGCTTTTCATGCCCCTTGGACTGCCGTTTACGTTGAAAACCTGGGGGTTGATTATGTGCCCGATATTGAAAAGCAATGCATTCGGGATAATCTCGATTTAGCCGAGCGAATGGGCGCCGAAATTGTCAACCTCAGCGGTTATGATGTGCCTACGGTTATTGCTCGTTATGCCAAACTCACTGGCATTACCAATATCATTATCGGAAAAAGCAGAACCAGAAAAAGCCTCCGAAATCTATTTAAACCAAGCTTGGAAGATCAATTGATCAGTCAGTTGCCAAGTATTGAAATACATATTATCCCAGGCGAACTTCCTTCAATCGGAGCCAAGAAAAAGAAATATAAACGCTTTTCATTTGGCGAAAATATGCGTTTCTCATTCCAGGACGCCTTGAAAACGGTAATAACACTCGGAGTTGCGACGCTCTTTTCGATGGTGCTTCATACCCTGGGTTTTGAGAACCAGTACATCAATATGATTTATATCTTATCAGTACTGATCATCTCCAGAGTAACCTCAGGTTATATTTACGGTATTTCCGCCGCTATTTTAAGTGTCCTACTTTTTAATTTCTTTTTTTCATTTCCCTATTTCTCTTTGCACACGATCGAAAGAGGATCACCGATTACTTTCTCACTGATGCTACTGGTTGCATTGACCACCAGTACACTCACGTTGCGGATCAAAAAGCAGTCGCAATTTTCCGTGGAAAGAGAACACCGAACGGAAGTGCTGTATGAGATCAATAAAAAATTGCTGGTATCCCGAGACCTGCAGAATACTGTGGGGTTACTCAATCACTATCTGGTCGATATTTTTAAACGTTCCGCAATTTTTTATACCCAGGACCCAATTAACGGTAGACCTGAACACTTCTTACAATCACTGGATGACTCGGATGCTTCATTTTTATTGTCTGAAGAAGAAAAGGCGATTGCCCACTGGACCTTTATCAATAAAAAATGTGCCGGCAAGGGGACCGATACCTTTGCGAGTGCGGGTGCCTTTTATATGCCGATTTTTTCCGAAAAAAGAGTTTTTGGAGTGATTGGTCTATCTTGCACAAACGGAAAACTTGATCAAAATAATCGCCTGTTTTTAAGCATGATTGCTTCCCAGGCCGAAATGGCACTGGAACGACACTACCTTTCAGCTGAACAAAGCCGGATGTTAATTGAATCTGAAAAAGAAAAATTGCGAAGTAATCTGCTCCGAGCCATCTCCCATGACTTGAGGACACCGCTCACGGGTATTCTGGGATCAAGCTCAGCCCTTTTAGAAAACCGCAAGAATTTTGATGATGAAACACTGGATACCTTAATCATTAACATTAAGGAAGAATCACAATGGTTAATTCGAATGGTTGAAAATCTTTTGTCGGTAACCCGCATCAGCGAAGGACCGATGACTGTTACCAAATCGCCGGAGGCTGTCGAAGAAATTGTTGCCGAATCGATTAGTCGTATCCGTAAGCGCTTCACAACACAAAAAATATTAGTTTCAGTTCCAGAAGAATTACTGGTTGTCGAAATGGATGGAACCTTAATTGAACAAGTCCTCATCAATCTTCTTGAAAATGCCATCAAACACTCTTCGGCTGATTCAACCATCCGAGTAGAAGTGAAAAAGACCGCAGAAAATGCCGTGTTTGAGGTGATTGATAATGGTTCTGGCCTAAGTGATCAGCATCTGTCGCATATATTTGAATCCTATGTCCCTGATGGCAAACAAAGTGCAGATTCCTCCCGGGGTATGGGCATTGGTTTATCTATCTGTAAATCTATCATCAATGCTCATCAGGGAAAAATGGAAGCGGCAAACAAAAGCTACGGCGGCGCCGTTTTCAGATTTACACTGCCTTTAGAAGAATAA
- a CDS encoding shikimate kinase: MANSNSKKSNSKKCIALIGFMATGKSTIGPLLAEKMGYTFVDTDAMVEADMGIKISDIFSEMGEDVFRNAEHEALKKALGIENSVLSTGGGSILFERNRELLAEKAFVVSLAAQAETIFNRVKGDKIRPLLQCEDPLLRIKQMMAERQQYYDTCDLKISSDNLSAEACCQRIIEAYEKE; the protein is encoded by the coding sequence ATGGCAAATTCAAACTCTAAAAAATCGAACTCAAAAAAATGCATTGCTCTGATTGGTTTTATGGCCACTGGTAAATCGACTATCGGTCCGCTGTTGGCTGAAAAAATGGGATACACTTTTGTAGATACTGATGCTATGGTGGAAGCAGATATGGGGATAAAAATCAGCGATATCTTTTCCGAGATGGGCGAAGATGTTTTTCGAAACGCCGAACATGAGGCATTGAAAAAAGCTCTGGGGATCGAAAATAGTGTTCTTTCCACTGGAGGTGGCAGCATTCTTTTTGAGAGAAATCGAGAATTATTGGCAGAAAAAGCTTTTGTAGTCAGTCTTGCGGCTCAGGCCGAAACAATTTTTAATCGGGTAAAAGGTGACAAAATCCGGCCCCTCCTGCAATGTGAAGATCCCCTATTACGAATCAAACAAATGATGGCAGAACGGCAACAGTATTATGATACCTGCGATCTGAAAATTTCAAGCGACAACTTATCAGCTGAAGCCTGTTGTCAGAGGATTATCGAAGCATATGAAAAAGAATAG
- the aroE gene encoding shikimate dehydrogenase, with protein MKISVNTKIYAVIGDPIAQSLSPQLHNGLFKANGVDALYLPIGVKAEDLEKLVDGFRLMNFGGFNITKPHKMEVMKYLDGLDPLAEKIGAVNTVVYRDRKMIGYNTDGFGFIKSIENKIGDIAKESLTILILGCGGAVKSVAMALADWGIKKVIIANRTVEKAEELANQINESWPGKAQAISMDAAALENAVDQAAVVANGTSLGMADTIDQTPLPKYLMKKDLLVYDMIYSPPVTPFMKDASAVGAQTVNGLEMLLYQGLLAFELWTGIFPNPELGKKLLEEGLN; from the coding sequence ATGAAAATATCAGTCAACACTAAAATATATGCCGTTATCGGCGATCCCATCGCCCAAAGTTTATCACCCCAGTTACACAATGGGTTATTTAAAGCGAATGGGGTGGATGCCCTTTATTTACCGATTGGGGTCAAGGCTGAGGATTTGGAAAAATTAGTTGATGGATTCCGGTTGATGAATTTTGGTGGTTTCAATATTACCAAACCGCATAAAATGGAAGTCATGAAATATTTGGATGGGTTAGACCCACTGGCCGAAAAAATCGGAGCGGTTAATACCGTTGTTTATCGGGACAGAAAAATGATTGGTTATAATACGGATGGCTTTGGTTTTATAAAATCGATCGAAAATAAAATTGGGGACATTGCCAAGGAATCATTGACCATCCTTATTTTAGGATGTGGAGGCGCGGTTAAGTCAGTCGCCATGGCATTGGCCGATTGGGGTATTAAAAAAGTGATCATTGCCAATCGAACGGTCGAAAAAGCTGAAGAACTGGCCAATCAGATTAATGAAAGCTGGCCGGGAAAAGCCCAGGCGATTTCCATGGACGCGGCAGCGCTGGAAAACGCGGTTGATCAGGCAGCGGTAGTCGCCAATGGAACCAGTTTGGGGATGGCTGACACCATCGATCAAACTCCGCTTCCCAAATACTTGATGAAAAAAGATCTGCTGGTTTATGACATGATCTACAGCCCTCCGGTTACTCCGTTTATGAAAGATGCAAGCGCAGTTGGTGCTCAAACGGTCAATGGATTGGAAATGCTCTTATATCAGGGGCTATTGGCCTTTGAATTGTGGACAGGTATTTTTCCGAATCCTGAACTGGGAAAGAAATTATTGGAAGAAGGATTAAACTGA
- the uraA gene encoding uracil permease, producing MNTQRIIQVDEKVPLNMLAPLSLQHMFAMFGASVLVPFLFGINPAVVLFMNGIGTLLFMFITKGKAPAYLGSSFAFLAPAGIVIATWGYSYALGGFVVVGLCGCILAGIIYKFGIDWINVVLPPAAMGPVVALIGLELAGTAASTAGIISNTSYVLDEATGLYQQVVTSIEPNNVIVFLVTLGFAVFGSVLFKKFFAVIPILIAIVAGYIAALITGVVGPATFEAVAAAPWFSIPNFQLPQFKLEAIIIILPVLLVLTSEHIGHQIVTSKIVDRDLLKDPGLHRSLLGDYISTALSGMVGSVPTTTYGENIGVMAVTKVYSVQVIAGAAILSIVCSFVGKLSMLISTIPGPVIGGISFLLYGMIGAAGIRILVDAQVDYGKSRNLALTSVVFVVGLSGVAVTFGSIQLSGMVLSTIVGMILSLIFFVLDKLNLTNDREEEHLYDQP from the coding sequence TTGAATACTCAAAGAATTATACAAGTGGATGAAAAGGTTCCACTGAATATGCTGGCGCCCTTAAGCTTGCAGCACATGTTCGCAATGTTTGGGGCCTCTGTTTTAGTGCCGTTCCTATTTGGCATTAATCCCGCCGTTGTCCTTTTTATGAACGGTATCGGAACCTTGTTGTTTATGTTTATTACAAAGGGAAAGGCACCGGCCTACCTTGGTTCAAGTTTCGCGTTTTTAGCACCGGCCGGTATCGTCATCGCCACCTGGGGATATTCCTATGCTTTAGGCGGCTTTGTCGTTGTCGGTTTGTGCGGTTGTATCCTGGCCGGTATTATTTACAAATTTGGCATTGACTGGATCAATGTGGTTTTACCACCTGCCGCCATGGGTCCGGTTGTTGCGCTTATCGGTCTTGAACTGGCTGGCACTGCCGCCAGCACTGCTGGAATCATCAGCAATACCAGCTATGTTCTTGATGAAGCTACCGGTCTTTATCAACAAGTTGTTACCAGCATCGAACCTAACAATGTGATTGTCTTTCTCGTCACTCTGGGCTTTGCTGTTTTTGGCTCGGTATTGTTTAAAAAGTTTTTTGCCGTTATCCCAATTCTGATCGCCATCGTTGCCGGATATATCGCTGCTCTGATAACTGGTGTCGTCGGTCCGGCAACCTTTGAAGCGGTTGCCGCTGCGCCCTGGTTTTCGATCCCAAACTTCCAGCTCCCGCAATTTAAATTAGAAGCAATTATTATTATTCTGCCGGTGCTGCTGGTACTTACTTCTGAACACATTGGCCACCAGATTGTTACCAGCAAAATTGTTGATCGCGATCTATTAAAAGATCCGGGTCTTCACCGTTCACTGCTGGGCGATTATATCTCAACCGCCCTTTCTGGGATGGTCGGTTCGGTGCCAACCACAACCTATGGTGAAAACATTGGCGTTATGGCGGTGACCAAGGTTTATAGTGTGCAGGTTATCGCTGGTGCGGCAATCTTATCGATTGTCTGCTCTTTTGTCGGCAAATTGTCGATGCTGATCTCTACTATTCCCGGGCCGGTTATTGGCGGAATCTCCTTTTTACTTTATGGGATGATCGGTGCTGCCGGCATTCGAATTCTGGTTGATGCCCAGGTTGATTATGGCAAATCACGAAATCTTGCTTTAACCTCGGTCGTTTTTGTAGTTGGTTTATCTGGCGTGGCGGTTACTTTTGGCAGTATTCAATTATCCGGGATGGTTCTTTCCACCATCGTCGGGATGATCTTAAGTCTGATCTTCTTTGTTTTAGACAAATTAAATTTGACCAATGACCGTGAAGAAGAACATCTTTACGACCAACCCTAA
- a CDS encoding NYN domain-containing protein, translated as MKNDMKIAVLIDADNVSDKYIKYIFDEISNLGMPTYKRIYGDWTKPQLASWKTVLLNYSITPIQQYSYTTGKNATDAALIIDAMDILYSNNVDSFCIVSSDSDFTRLATRLREAGMYVVGMGEKKTPTPFISACEKFKYLEVIASEPGDTEVLHENNGKHEHQKEGMTNRKELIQSLKTIITESSDEDGWANLGEVGSRLNNRYPDFDTRNYGHSKLRPLILSLNQFEIEARKTSKNQNSHYVVRNKAKQR; from the coding sequence ATGAAAAATGATATGAAAATCGCAGTCTTAATCGATGCAGATAATGTTTCCGATAAGTATATCAAGTATATTTTTGACGAAATCTCCAACCTTGGTATGCCAACGTATAAGCGCATCTATGGTGACTGGACCAAACCTCAGTTGGCATCCTGGAAAACCGTGCTGCTGAATTACTCCATTACACCGATTCAGCAATACAGCTATACCACTGGCAAAAATGCCACCGATGCGGCTCTGATTATTGATGCCATGGATATTCTTTATTCAAATAACGTCGACAGTTTTTGCATCGTATCCAGTGACAGTGATTTCACCCGCTTGGCCACCCGCTTGCGGGAAGCCGGTATGTATGTGGTCGGTATGGGCGAAAAGAAAACTCCGACGCCATTTATTTCGGCCTGTGAAAAGTTCAAATATCTGGAAGTCATTGCCAGTGAGCCCGGAGATACCGAAGTTCTGCACGAAAATAACGGCAAACATGAGCACCAAAAAGAAGGGATGACCAACCGCAAGGAACTGATCCAATCCCTTAAAACCATTATCACTGAAAGTTCGGATGAAGATGGCTGGGCAAATTTAGGGGAAGTCGGCTCCCGTCTCAATAACCGCTATCCGGATTTTGACACCCGAAACTATGGTCACTCAAAACTGCGGCCACTGATATTATCACTGAATCAATTTGAAATTGAAGCCCGCAAAACCAGTAAAAATCAAAATTCTCACTATGTTGTTCGAAATAAAGCAAAGCAAAGGTAA
- a CDS encoding CorA family divalent cation transporter, whose translation MLLYRLENDSFITASASQIKAEDDQKHLCLTSLDELPSINKQLGISDKIVKECIQNGGSRLESYDGFDFITLHLPDAILLDHKPKRICIYFRKDLLVFISDRNDFISSIVVNTQSEGIKIPSLGKFFHLFFDKLTIDDREVLVSIEEEISSLEEEFIVSIKNDLAEYLITFRKRLLSLKQYYEQLFEICEAIEENENNLIDKKELRYFKILTNRINRLFTNVLNLRDYGTQVREAYQAQLDINLNNVMKIFTVVTSIFLPLTLIVGWYGMNLMMPEFQWKYGYHFVIVLSIAVAAGTLIYFKKNKWF comes from the coding sequence ATGTTGTTATATCGTCTTGAAAATGACAGCTTTATCACTGCTTCAGCCTCTCAAATAAAAGCCGAAGATGATCAGAAACACTTATGCCTGACCAGTTTGGATGAGCTTCCGTCGATCAATAAGCAATTGGGGATCAGTGACAAAATCGTCAAAGAGTGTATTCAAAATGGTGGATCGCGTTTGGAAAGTTATGATGGTTTTGATTTCATCACCCTTCATCTGCCTGATGCCATTTTGCTGGATCACAAACCAAAACGGATCTGCATCTATTTTAGAAAGGATCTATTGGTTTTTATTTCCGATCGCAATGATTTTATTAGCAGCATTGTAGTCAATACCCAAAGTGAGGGTATTAAGATCCCCTCGCTGGGCAAATTTTTTCATTTGTTTTTTGATAAGCTGACTATTGATGACCGGGAGGTTCTGGTTTCTATTGAAGAGGAAATCTCCAGTCTGGAAGAAGAATTTATTGTCTCCATTAAAAACGATTTGGCGGAATACCTGATTACCTTTCGCAAGCGCCTACTCAGCCTTAAACAGTATTATGAGCAGCTTTTTGAGATATGCGAGGCGATTGAGGAAAATGAAAATAACCTGATCGACAAAAAAGAACTGCGCTATTTTAAAATTCTTACTAATCGGATCAACCGGCTCTTTACCAATGTGCTCAATCTCCGGGATTATGGCACCCAAGTGCGAGAAGCCTACCAGGCGCAACTGGATATCAACCTGAACAATGTGATGAAAATCTTTACTGTGGTCACCTCCATCTTTCTGCCGCTGACCCTGATTGTCGGTTGGTACGGCATGAATCTTATGATGCCGGAATTCCAGTGGAAATATGGTTATCACTTTGTGATTGTGTTAAGTATTGCTGTTGCTGCCGGAACTCTGATTTACTTCAAAAAAAACAAGTGGTTTTAA